CCGCCGCGACGCCCAAGGTCGCGGTTGCGGTCTCACCGAGCAGGATAATTCCAAACACTGCCGCGACAACCGGAACGGAAAGCTGCATAACAGCCGCTCGAGTCGAAGTGTGAAATTTGAGTGCCGCGTACCAAACGGCATAACCAACGCCGGATGTGACCGCACCGGACAAAACAGCGAACAGCCAGCCGCGTAACGTCAGCTGCAACGCCGGAATGTAGAGCAAGACGAGCGGAACAACAAACAATAACGAACGCGCAAAGTTGCCTGCGGTGTCGCGCAGCGGATCGGCGCTGCCCTTGCCGCGAATAGAATACGCTCCCCACGCCATTCCTGCGGCCGCCATTAGCATCGAACTCGTGAGCGGCGGCGATGCTAAGCCCGGAAGCACAAGATATATCAAACCGCAGACCGCAATGCTCAGTCCGATCCATTCCAAAGGCGTCGGGCGCTCGCCCTTAACGATCGCCGCCGCGACCATTGTCATCTGCACAGAGCCAAATAAAACAAGCGCGCCGGTCCCCGCCGTCAGCCCTAGGTACGCAAACGAAAAGCAGACAGCATATGCAAATAAGTAAAAGGCAGACAGCCATGAGGCGGAAACACGACCGGTAGGGAGTGTGTCCTCTTCGTTACCCGATCGTGCGTCTTCGCCGAACGAAGAAACACCCTCGCTACCGCTCAGGTTTCCGCCTTTGGTGACCAAATATCCGATCACGACCAACGCAACAGCCCCCGAAGCGAGCCGAACAGCCGTAAAACCCGCAGCATCGGCCTCTTCGCCGCGTAAAGCGAGGCGGCAGAGGATCGAGTTGAACGCAAACGCGACAAGCGCGAACGCTGTATAGAAAAATACCTTCATCTAACGGTCAAAACTGGTGTGCTTTGGCTCTAAAGTTGGGCTGATTTGTCGCTTAGTTGGGCTACTTTAACTCTAAAGTAGTACATGTTTTCCGAAAAGTTGTACATATTTGCCGTTAAAGTAGTACACATTAGCCGCTAACTTGGGCTACTTTAACTCTAAAGTAGTACAACTTTGCCGCTAAGTTGCGTAACTTTGTTTCAAAGTTGTGTAACTTCAACTCTAAAGTAGTACAACTTTGTCTCTAAGTTGGACATATTAGTCACTAAGTTGTGCATATTAGCCGCTTGAATGGGCATTCTAGTCGCTAAGATGACCGGTTTATCTGACTGATCAAATCGCCGAGCGGAAAAGCTATGCTTTTCCGAAAGTCTGAAGAATGACTCTGGCGGCTATGCCGCGGTCTTAAAAAGCAATATCCAAAGCAGCGGCGTAGCCGCGAAGAATATTAGAGGCTCAACGGAAAAGCAAAGCTTTTCCGCTCGGCGAGACGGAGCAATTAAAGCACCGATCTCACGCCTCTTTCTCCCCTTCTCCTCCACTCCCCTTCTCCCCTTCTTTCCGATCAGGTCGCATGTGCGGGAAAAGGATAACGTCGCGGATCGAGTGTTTGTTGGTTAGGAGCATGACGAGCCGGTCAATCCCGATACCGATGCCGGCGGCGGGCGGCATTCCATAAGAAAGCGCGCGAATATAGTCTTCGTCCAGCACCATCGCCTCTTCGTCACCGCGCTCACGCTCCGACATCTGATCCACAAAGCGTTCGTACTGTTCTTTCGGGTCGTTTAGCTCGCTAAAACCATTCGCGACTTCCATACCATTGATAAACAACTCAAACCGCTCCGCGATGTTCGGATTCGAAGGATCAGCCTTCGAAAGCGGTGAGATTGATTTCGGGTAATCGATGATGAAGGTTGGCTGAATAAGTGTGTGCTCGATGTGCTCTTCGAACGCGGCGAGCAGGTCAGAACCGCCTGCGTGAGCGGGCGGCACGGACGTTATAGCCATACCAGTCTCGTTTTTATCAGACTCCGTTCCCGTCGAGTTCACGCCGCCCGCTGACGCAGGCGGTTCTGACACTCTCGCGACAGCATCCCGCATCGTTATCCGCTCAAAGTTGCCGAAATCGATCTCGTTCTCGCCGTATTTCACGACAAGATTGCCGTCATTCGCCTTCGCGACTGCTTCTTTTATCATCTTCTCCGCGAAGTCCATCATCCCGTTCACATCCATGTAGGCGATGTAGAACTCGAGCATGGTGAATTCGGGGTTGTGACGCTGGGAGAGGCCTTCGTTGCGGAAGTTGCGGTTGAGTTCGTAAACCTTTTCAAAGCCGCCGACGACCAGACGTTTGAGATAAAGCTCAGGCGCTACGCGTGCATAAAGCGGAATGTCGAGCGCATTGTGATGCGTCTCGAATGGCTTAGCCGCTGCGCCGGTCGCCTTTGGCGTTAACATAGGCGTCTCGACCTCGATAAAGCCCGCATCATCTAGAAACCGACGCATCCCTGAGATCAACTTGGCCCGGCGCTCGAAAACTTCGCGCGTCGTAAGTCCTTCGTGCTCGACCTGCAGCGTCGAAGCGATCAGATCAGCGTATCGATAGCGTCGCTGCAGTTCAGGATCGGCGATGCCGTGCATTTTGTCGGGCATCGGCAGCATCGCTTTGGCGAGGAACTGGAGTTTCTCGACATGAACACTCACTTCGCCGGTGTTGGTGACGAATAAATAGCCTTCGACGCCGATCAAGTCGCCGTGATCCAGCAGCTGCCACAACGCCCAACCGTTTTCTTCGTCAAGCGTATTCTCACCATCGTTCCGCACTAGGGCAAGCGGGCCTTTCTTATTGCAATATACCTGCAGCTTAGACATTCCATCGGTCAGATGGACAAAATTGCCACGCGTCGGCGTAGTCAGGCGGCCCGCAATTCGAACGTTTCCGAGTGCCTTTAGTTCTTCGTTGAGCGCATCTTTCTTTTCAGCAGGCGGACGCTCGCCTTCGGCAAGGCTCGCCTTGATCTCAGCCATCTTCGCTTCGACGCCGGCTATCTTGTCGAAATGTTTGAGTGCCGTGATGGTATCTTCGCCGCCGCTGACCGAAGTGCGCGCAAATTTATTCGGATACACATTGCCGACCAAGCCGGCAATTGCGTCAAGCGAAGCCCGTCGAGCTTCGGTCTGGTCGTTTTGTTCGATGATCTCGTTAAATGCTGGAATGCTCATAATTGAATCTCTGATTATAGTTAACAGCCGCGAACACGGCAAACATCTCGCGAATATGGCACAATAGTGACACTGCACGAAAACGCAACGCCCTGTGGCTCAGCGTTTTCTGCGCATCAGTGCGTTTATGGCGAGTGAGTTCGATAAATTAAAGCGTGAGATCGATAAAGGTTCACGTGTGATCAGCCTCAGCGGACTGACCTCTGTGGCAGCGAAGGCGTTTGTCCTGACGCGTCTGCGTGCAGAAACAGGTAAGGTATTTGCTGTTGTAACCGAATCAAATACGGAACTGGAATCTTGGGAAGCTGATCTTGACTTCTTTCAATCCAAAATACAAAATCCAGAATCCAAAATCATAACGCTTCCATCCTTCGAAGCCGATCCGTATTCCGGCGTTTCACCTCATGCAGAAACTCAGGAACGCCGTGCTTTGGCACTGTGGCAAATGCTTCGCGGCGGGAATGATCTTGTGATCCTTTCAGCCCGTTCGCTGATCCAGCGAACAGTTTCGCCGGACCAGATCGCTGCTCTCGGATGCGTGTTGACCCGCGACAAAGATCTTCCGCCCGAAGAGCTGATCGAACGGCTGTTTGCCGGAGGTTACGTCCGCGAAGAACCTCTTTTCGGCCCAGGCCAGTTCTCTGTACGCGGGGGAATCATCGATGTTTGGTCGCCTGATGCTGATGCTCCGGTTCGCGTCGAGTTCTTTGGTGATACGGTCGATTCTATACGGACATTTGATGCGGAAACGCAGCTTTCCACCGGACAATTGACCGAGATCGGCATCGCCCCGATGCGTGAGATCGCCGTTTCGCCGCAGGATTTTAAGGACTGGGCATTCTTTGCCCGGGAACGTTTCTCCGACGACAAATTCAAACGAAACCTCAAGGACCGCACAGATTTCGCCGACGAAGGCGAAACATTCTCAGGCTGGGAATTCCTCATGCCGCTGGTACGCACACTCGATGCGACTGTTTTCGACCATCTACCTAAATGTGTTTTTGTTATCGACGAACCGACGGCAATTGAGCATTCGTTGACCGGTTTTTACGAGCATTTGCAACAGCATTTCGATGCGCTGAGCGAAACAGGCGATGTGGGCCTCGATCCGGAAGAACTGTTTGTGATGCCGGTAGAGTTGAGAACTGTATTAAGCGAGTCGGCTCGGCTCGAACTGCGGTCGTTGGGGAGAACGGCGGCAGGAATTGATGAGCAGTTTGCCGTGGACGTGGATGGCACCTCGACGTCGGGCGAGAAGAAAACACTCCCTACCGGTCGTGTTTCTGCCTCGGAGCCGCTGTTTCTGTTTCCAACGGCTGCGAAGTCAACTGAGATCGATCTGCAGTCTCGCTCGACGCGGAAATATCATGGCGATATTCAGGCATTTGTGAATGGAATAACGGCGAAAGCGACAAGTTCCAAAGCTGATATCAAGATCATTCCGCAAACGCACGGTATGGCTGAGCGCATCGAGGAAATATTGCGCGAATACGACGCTCCGTTATTGTCGGAGTCGATCGTTATTGGAGATCTGTCGAGCGGTTTTGAGCTGCCGGAGTTCGATCTGATCCTCTTTACCGAGAACGACATATTTGGTGAGACCACGCAGGCCGAACGCCGCCTTGCCACGCCGAAAGGTCAGCGTACTAAGAGCAAACTCGGCGCGTTCATATCTGATTTTCGCGATCTTAAGCAGGGCGATTACGTGGTTCACGTCGATCACGGGATCGGGCGGTTTGACGGTTTGCAGACGATCTCGTCGCAGGGCTCGGATCGCGAGTTCATGCTGCTGATCTACAACGAGAACGCAAAGCTTTTCGTTCCAGTCGAGCGAATGGATCTCGTGTCGCGATATTCATCAGGTGAAGCAACATCGCCAACGCTCGACCGTCTCGGCGGGATGGGCTGGCAGAAGACCAAGGCCAAAGCCAAACGCGCTATGCGTGATATGGCGGACGAGCTGCTAAAGCTTTATGCTGAACGCAAACTTGTTCGCGGCCATGCCTTTCCGCCAGACGCACCGTGGCAGCATGAGTTCGAGGATGCATTTCCGTACGACCTGACCGTCGATCAGGCATCGGCGATCGTTGACGTCAAATCCGACATGGAATCGCATATGCCAATGGACCGCCTCATCATCGGCGACGTTGGTTACGGCAAGACCGAGGTCGCGATGCGCGCAGCCTTTAAGGCGGTTATGGACGGCAAACAGGCCGCCGTGCTGACACCGACGACTGTGCTTGCATATCAACATTTCGAGTCTTTCAAAAAGCGATTCGCGGCGTTTCCGGTCAAGGTCGAACTGCTATCGCGCTTCCGCTCGACCGCCGAGCAAAAGGCCGTAACCGAAGCTGCTGCAAAAGGCGAGGTCGATGTCGTCATCGGCACGCACCGCATTCTCTCGAACGACGTGAAACTGCCAAAACTCGGGCTTGTCGTCGTTGACGAAGAGCAGCGTTTCGGCGTTGGCCACAAAGAGAAATTGAAACAGCTTAAGAAAAAGGTCGATGTTCTGACGCTATCGGCAACACCCATCCCGCGAACGCTCAACATGTCGCTGCTTGGTATGAGAGATATGTCGGTGATCGAAACGCCGCCGCGTGATCGGCTTGCGATCAACACACAGGTCGTGCAGTTTTCCGAGGGCGTTATCCGCTCGGCGATCGAACTCGAACTCGCCCGCAACGGTCAGATCTTTTTCATCCACAATCGCGTTGAAACGATCGAGCAAGTCGCCGCATTGGTTCAAAAGATAGTTCCAAATGCCCGCATCGCCATCGGCCACGGCCAGATGAACGAAAAGGAAATGGAACAGGTGATGCTCGATTTCATCGATTACAAATACGATATCTTGGTAGCTACGACGATCATTGAAAACGGCATCGACATCCCGCGTGCAAACACGATCATCATCAATCGAGCCGACAACTACGGCCTCTCGCAGCTCTATCAACTTCGCGGCCGTGTCGGCCGTTCAAATCGCCGAGCGTACGCCTATTTGCTGATCGC
The sequence above is a segment of the Acidobacteriota bacterium genome. Coding sequences within it:
- a CDS encoding DMT family transporter, producing MKVFFYTAFALVAFAFNSILCRLALRGEEADAAGFTAVRLASGAVALVVIGYLVTKGGNLSGSEGVSSFGEDARSGNEEDTLPTGRVSASWLSAFYLFAYAVCFSFAYLGLTAGTGALVLFGSVQMTMVAAAIVKGERPTPLEWIGLSIAVCGLIYLVLPGLASPPLTSSMLMAAAGMAWGAYSIRGKGSADPLRDTAGNFARSLLFVVPLVLLYIPALQLTLRGWLFAVLSGAVTSGVGYAVWYAALKFHTSTRAAVMQLSVPVVAAVFGIILLGETATATLGVAAALILGGIGLTIVGKRR
- the lysS gene encoding lysine--tRNA ligase, with the translated sequence MSIPAFNEIIEQNDQTEARRASLDAIAGLVGNVYPNKFARTSVSGGEDTITALKHFDKIAGVEAKMAEIKASLAEGERPPAEKKDALNEELKALGNVRIAGRLTTPTRGNFVHLTDGMSKLQVYCNKKGPLALVRNDGENTLDEENGWALWQLLDHGDLIGVEGYLFVTNTGEVSVHVEKLQFLAKAMLPMPDKMHGIADPELQRRYRYADLIASTLQVEHEGLTTREVFERRAKLISGMRRFLDDAGFIEVETPMLTPKATGAAAKPFETHHNALDIPLYARVAPELYLKRLVVGGFEKVYELNRNFRNEGLSQRHNPEFTMLEFYIAYMDVNGMMDFAEKMIKEAVAKANDGNLVVKYGENEIDFGNFERITMRDAVARVSEPPASAGGVNSTGTESDKNETGMAITSVPPAHAGGSDLLAAFEEHIEHTLIQPTFIIDYPKSISPLSKADPSNPNIAERFELFINGMEVANGFSELNDPKEQYERFVDQMSERERGDEEAMVLDEDYIRALSYGMPPAAGIGIGIDRLVMLLTNKHSIRDVILFPHMRPDRKEGEKGSGGEGEKEA
- the mfd gene encoding transcription-repair coupling factor is translated as MAQRFLRISAFMASEFDKLKREIDKGSRVISLSGLTSVAAKAFVLTRLRAETGKVFAVVTESNTELESWEADLDFFQSKIQNPESKIITLPSFEADPYSGVSPHAETQERRALALWQMLRGGNDLVILSARSLIQRTVSPDQIAALGCVLTRDKDLPPEELIERLFAGGYVREEPLFGPGQFSVRGGIIDVWSPDADAPVRVEFFGDTVDSIRTFDAETQLSTGQLTEIGIAPMREIAVSPQDFKDWAFFARERFSDDKFKRNLKDRTDFADEGETFSGWEFLMPLVRTLDATVFDHLPKCVFVIDEPTAIEHSLTGFYEHLQQHFDALSETGDVGLDPEELFVMPVELRTVLSESARLELRSLGRTAAGIDEQFAVDVDGTSTSGEKKTLPTGRVSASEPLFLFPTAAKSTEIDLQSRSTRKYHGDIQAFVNGITAKATSSKADIKIIPQTHGMAERIEEILREYDAPLLSESIVIGDLSSGFELPEFDLILFTENDIFGETTQAERRLATPKGQRTKSKLGAFISDFRDLKQGDYVVHVDHGIGRFDGLQTISSQGSDREFMLLIYNENAKLFVPVERMDLVSRYSSGEATSPTLDRLGGMGWQKTKAKAKRAMRDMADELLKLYAERKLVRGHAFPPDAPWQHEFEDAFPYDLTVDQASAIVDVKSDMESHMPMDRLIIGDVGYGKTEVAMRAAFKAVMDGKQAAVLTPTTVLAYQHFESFKKRFAAFPVKVELLSRFRSTAEQKAVTEAAAKGEVDVVIGTHRILSNDVKLPKLGLVVVDEEQRFGVGHKEKLKQLKKKVDVLTLSATPIPRTLNMSLLGMRDMSVIETPPRDRLAINTQVVQFSEGVIRSAIELELARNGQIFFIHNRVETIEQVAALVQKIVPNARIAIGHGQMNEKEMEQVMLDFIDYKYDILVATTIIENGIDIPRANTIIINRADNYGLSQLYQLRGRVGRSNRRAYAYLLIASELELTPIARRRLSAIREFSDLGAGFRLAALDLELRGAGNILGGQQSGHLDALGFDLYTKMLERTIAEIRGDEIADETSVSINLGVDVSIPKDYISEASQRLRTYKRISSAETEEALIQIHAEIEDRYGRIPRSVENLFAYGRLRKLGERMHIVSIDRAANGVAIKLGESAIVSPEKLMQFLSDNEGSTFSPSGILRFDLPDGNDPIVRSIEVLGSVRQ